A window of Cyclopterus lumpus isolate fCycLum1 chromosome 14, fCycLum1.pri, whole genome shotgun sequence contains these coding sequences:
- the LOC117742938 gene encoding spectrin family protein isoform X4 → MSTISPTDFDSLEIQQQYNDINNRWDLAAETDWDNENSSARLFERSRIKALADEREAVQKKTFTKWVNSHLGRVTSRIGDLYTDLRDGRMLIRLLEVLSGEQLPKPTKGRMRIHCLENVDKALQFLKEQKVHLENMGSHDIVDGNHRLTLGLIWTIILRFQIQDISVETGDNKEKKSAKEALLLWCQMKTAGYPNVNIHNFTTSWRDGLAFSAIVHKHRPDVIEFDNLKRSNAHHNLQNAFNVAEKDLGLTKLLDPEDVNVDQPDEKSIITYVATYYHYFSKMKALAVEGKRIGKVLDYAIEADQLIEKYETLASELLRWIEQTIRTLNDRQLANSLNAVQNQLQAFNSYRTVEKPPKFTEKGNLEVLLFTIQSKMRANNQKVYMPREGKLISDINKAWERLEKAEHERELALRNELIRQEKLEMLAARFDRKAAMRETWLSENQRLVSQDNFGTDLGAVEAATRKHEAIETDIGAYWERVAAVEAVAKELEAERYHDVRRVIARRDNVLRLWEYLKELLAARRERLNAHRDLQRLFEEMRYIMDWMADMKGRLQSPDSGKHLHDVLDLLQKHTLVEADISAQAERIKAVQGAAQRFTSYEQAYKPCEPGLVSEKVDLLGQAYEELGQLAGKRRVRLEESRRLWQFLWDVGEEAAWIREQEQILASGDCGRDLTSALHLLSKHEAFSDEMAARYGPLSNSIAAGEALVEEGHFGAPEVTERIDDIRAQWTHLEETTKLRELSLKEAVALHQFQTDANDMEAWIMETLRQVSSQEVGHDEFSTQTLARKQREVEEEIQSHRPGIDSLHEQVEALPQAYIHYPQVDGRLPAIEQSYEELESLSVARRQALEGALALYRMFSEAGACQLWVEEKEQWLDGMEIPTKLEDLEVVQQRFETLEPEMNNLGTRVTDVNQVAEQLLSSDNCNKDQIHQTRDQLHNRWKEFEQMAGQKKIALESALNIQNYHLECNEIQTWMKEKTKVIESTQSLGNDLAGVMALQRKLTGMERDLEAIQGKLDDLRNEAEQLAMEHPDQAGEIQGHLSGIQDVWKELNATMKRREESLGEASKLQGFLRDLDDFQSWLSRTQTAVASEDIPTSLPEAESLLTQHESIKNEVDNYKEDYEKMRALGEEVTQGQTDAQHMFLAQRLQALDTGWHELHRMWENRHSLLAQAFDFQNFLRDAKQAEAFLNSQEYVLSHTEMPTSLQGAEEAIKKHEDFLTTTEASEEKITGVVEAGRRLINDSNANSDKIQEKDDSIQERHLKNKEAANELLAKLKDNRELQHFLQDGQELTLWINEKMLTAQDMSYDEARNLHSKWQKHQAFMAELASNKDWLDKIDKEGQALVAEKPELKPVVQQTLEDLQRQWEELEGTTRTKAQCLFDANRAELFTQSCSSLDVWLKNLEGQLHSDDYGKDLTSVNILLQKHQMLEHQMDVREKEVESLQSQALALSQEDAGIAEVDGQQRRVTDNFSNLQDPLKLRRHRLLASKEAHQFNRDLEDEILWVKERMPLAASTDHGKDLPTVQLLIKKNQTLQKEIQGHQPRIDDIHRRGQTQSQVDGERQSVLEERLVELRDLWDQLIAETDKRHARLIEANRAQQFYADAAEAEAWMGEQELHMMSEEKAKDEQSALVMVKKHQTLEQALEDYAQTIHQLANSSRIMVNGEHPESERITLRQAQVDKLYAGLKDLAEERRGRLQERLRLTQLKREVDELEQWIAEREVVAGSHELGQDYEHVTMLRDKFREFARDTSTIGQERVDGVNGLADDLIESGHPENASVAEWKDGLNEAWADLLELIDTRTQMLAASYELHRFHQDAMEVLERVKEKREGLPSDLGRDLNTVQHLHRQHNTFENDIQALSGQVNQVQDDAARLQKAYAGEKADDINRSEHAVTSAWEGLLEAGQARRLLLLDTVEKFRFFNMVRDLMLWMDGVNLQIDAHDSPRDVSSAGLVIANHQDIKSEIETRADSFTACIEMGNSLINNNHYAADEIREKLAQLQEKREKINNKWQDKMDHLQIVLEVLQFGRDAYVAESWLAGQEPLVRAAELGSNVDEVESLIKRHEAFEKFAVAWEDRFVLLEKLTTLEEHEIQKRREEEERARRPPTPPPAEVAQSETESHVHDSAARTSLDQTTLNQSVSVNGVHSDNDTSQGSETESVNGPGRDSGLASSRLEPSATLPGRGGAEPDTMEGMLNRKQEMESHSKKAPSRSWQNVYCVLRKGSLGFYKDGKSASNGIPYHGEVPISLGEAVCEVANDYKKRKFVFKLRLGDGKEYLFQAKDEAEMSSWIRSILSAIPTGSADSPVGPRALSRAMTMPPISPSSGEAGGVTMRNKDGKEKDREKRFSFFGKKK, encoded by the exons ATGAGCGTGAAGCAGTACAAAAGAAGACTTTTACCAAATGGGTAAACTCTCACTTAGGCCGAGTGACTTCTCGCATTGGTGACTTGTACACCGACCTGCGTGATGGCCGCATGCTAATCCGCCTTCTGGAAGTGCTCTCGGGAGAACAGCTG CCAAAGCCCACTAAGGGCCGCATGCGTATCCACTGCCTGGAGAATGTTGATAAAGCCCTGCAGTTTCTAAAGGAGCAAAAAGTCCATCTAGAGAACATGGGTTCACATGACATCGTGGATGGGAATCACCGTCTCACCCTGGGTCTCATCTGGACCATCATCCTTCGCTTCCAG ATCCAGGACATTAGTGTGGAGACGGGGGACAACAAGGAGAAGAAATCCGCTAAAGAGGCCCTGCTGCTTTGGTGCCAAATGAAAACTGCTGG ATACCCCAATGTCAACATCCACAACTTCACCACCAGCTGGAGAGATGGCCTGGCGTTCAGTGCCATCGTGCACAAACACAG ACCCGACGTGATTGAGTTTGACAACTTGAAGAGGTCGAATGCTCACCATAATCTCCAGAATGCGTTCAATGTGGCTGAGAAGGATCTTGGGCTCACCAAACTGCTGGACCCAGAAG ATGTTAATGTTGATCAACCTGATGAAAAGTCCATCATTACCTATGTGGCAACCTATTACCATTACTTCTCGAAGATGAAAGCCCTGGCAGTGGAGGGCAAACGAATTGGCAAG GTACTGGACTACGCTATCGAGGCTGACCAACTGATTGAGAAGTATGAGACCCTTGCCTCGGAGCTGCTCCGGTGGATTGAGCAGACCATAAGGACGCTTAATGATCGTCAGCTAGCTAATTCACTGAATGCTGTGCAAAACCAGCTGCAGGCATTTAACTCCTACCGAACTGTGGAGAAACCCCCCAA ATTTACAGAGAAGGGAAACTTGGAAGTTCTCCTCTTCACTATCCAGAGCAAGATGAGAGCAAACAATCAGAAAGTCTACATGCCAAGAGAGGGTAAACTCATCTCTGACATCAATAAG GCATGGGAGCGACTAGAGAAGGCCGAGCATGAACGAGAGCTGGCACTGAGGAATGAGTTGATTCgtcaggagaagctggagatgCTCGCTGCACGTTTTGACCGCAAAGCAGCGATGCGGGAAACGTGGCTGAGTGAGAACCAGAGGCTGGTATCTCAG GACAACTTTGGAACTGACTTGGGTGCTGTGGAAGCTGCCACTCGTAAACATGAAGCAATTGAGACAGACATTGGGGCATATTGGGAGCGTGTGGCTGCTGTGGAGGCTGTTGCCAAAGAGCTGGAAGCAGAGCGGTACCATGATGTGCGGCGTGTAATTGCGCGGAGGGATAATGTGCTTCGTCTCTGGGAATACCTGAAAGAGCTTCTGGCTGCACGCAGAGAGCGGCTGAACGCCCATCGTGACCTTCAGAGACTGTTTGAAGAGATGCGCTACATCATGGACTGGATGGCAGACATGAAG GGTCGTCTGCAGTCTCCGGACAGTGGCAAACATTTGCATGATGTGTTAGACCTCCTGCAGAAACACACTCTGGTAGAGGCTGACATTTCAGCTCAGGCCGAGAGGATCAAGGCAGTTCAGGGAGCGGCACAGCGCTTCACTTCCTATGAACAGG CCTACAAACCATGTGAGCCGGGACTAGTTAGTGAGAAGGTTGACCTCCTCGGTCAAGCCTATGAGGAGCTTGGTCAGCTTGCTGGGAAACGCAGAGTGCGCCTTGAGGAGTCACGCCGCCTGTGGCAGTTTCTGTGGGATGTGGGAGAAGAAGCAGCCTGGATCAGAGAGCAGGAGCAGATCCTGGCCAGTGGAGACTGTGGCCGTGACCTCACTTCTGCCCTTCACCTGCTCAGCAAACACGAGGCCTTCAGTGATGAGATGGCAGCCCGTTATGGCCCCCTGAGCAACAGCATTGCTGCCGGAGAAGCTTTAGTTGAGGAGGGACACTTTGGAGCCCCAGAGGTCACCGAGAGGATTGATGACATCCGTGCACAGTGGACACATCTGGAGGAG ACAACTAAGCTCAGAGAGCTGAGTCTCAAAGAAGCTGTGGCCCTGCACCAGTTTCAAACGGATGCCAATGACATGGAGGCATGGATCATGGAGACACTTAGACAGGTGTCAAGCCAGGAAGTGGGCCATGATGAGTTCTCCACACAAACTCTGGCTCGCAAGcagagggaggtagaggaggagatCCAGAGTCACCGCCCCGGCATCGACTCCCTGCATGAGCAAGTCGAGGCACTGCCACAAGCCTATATACATTACCCTCAG GTGGATGGTCGTCTACCTGCTATTGAGCAGAGTTATGAAGAACTGGAGTCTCTGTCGGTCGCTCGGCGCCAGGCTCTCGAAGGTGCCCTGGCCCTCTACCGCATGTTCAGTGAAGCTGGTGCCTGCCAGCTCTGGGTGGAGGAAAAGGAGCAGTGGTTAGATGGCATGGAGATCCCTACCAAACTGGAGGACTTGGAGGTGGTGCAACAGAG ATTTGAGACACTGGAACCTGAGATGAACAACCTAGGTACTCGTGTCACTGATGTGAACCAGGTGGCCGAGCAGCTGCTGAGCTCCGACAACTGTAACAAAGACCAAATCCATCAGACACGAGACCAACTGCACAACAG ATGGAAGGAGTTCGAACAAATGGCTGGCCAAAAAAAAATAGCCCTTGAGTCGGCCCTCAACATTCAGAACTACCACTTGGAGTGTAATGAGATCCAAACTTGGATGAAGGAAAAAACCAAAGTGATTGAATCCACCCAGAGCCTGGGCAATGACCTGGCTGGTGTGATGGCACTGCAACGCAAACTCACTGGCATGGAGAGGGACCTGGAGGCCATTCAG GGCAAACTGGATGACTTGAGAAACGAGGCTGAACAACTGGCCATGGAACATCCAGATCAGGCAGGAGAGATTCAAGGACACCTGTCAGGGATTCAAGATGTGTGGAAGGAGTTGAACGCCACCATGAAGCGGCGCGAGGAGTCATTGGGCGAAGCCAGCAAGCTGCAGGGTTTCCTCAGGGATCTGGATGACTTTCAGTCCTGGCTGTCCCGTACCCAGACAGCCGTGGCCTCAGAGGACATTCCAACCTCTCTGCCTGAGGCTGAGAGTTTGCTAACCCAGCATGAGAGTATTAAGAATGAGGTGGATAACTATAAGGAGGACTACGAGAAGATGCGAGCGCTCGGTGAGGAGGTGACCCAAGGCCAGACAGATGCCCAGCACATGTTCTTGGCCCAGAGACTGCAGGCACTGGACACTGGCTGGCATGAGTTGCATCGCATGTGGGAGAACCGGCACAGTCTCTTGGCCCAGGCCTTTGACTTCCAGAATTTCTTGAGAGACGCAAAGCAGGCAGAGGCTTTCCTCAACAGCCAG GAGTATGTGCTGTCCCACACAGAAATGCCCACCAGTCTTCAAGGAGCAGAGGAGGCCATTAAGAAGCATGAGGATTTCCTCACCACAACGGAGGCCAGTGAGGAGAAGATAACTGGTGTGGTGGAGGCTGGACGGCGCCTCATTAATGACAGCAATGCAAACTCTGATAAGATCCAGGAAAAAGACGATTCCATCCAGGAAAG GCATCTTAAGAATAAGGAGGCTGCAAATGAATTGCTGGCTAAGCTTAAGGACAACCGGGAACTGCAGCACTTCCTCCAAGATGGACAGGAG CTCACATTGTGGATAAATGAGAAGATGCTGACTGCACAGGACATGTCTTATGATGAGGCCAGAAATCTTCACAGCAAGTGGCAGAAGCATCAGGCCTTCATGGCAGAGCTGGCCTCCAACAAAGACTGGCTGGACAAAATTGATAAG GAGGGTCAGGCACTGGTGGCCGAGAAGCCGGAGCTAAAACCTGTGGTGCAGCAGACCCTGGAGGACCTACAGCGTcagtgggaggagctggagggcACCACCCGCACCAAGGCCCAGTGCTTGTTCGATGCTAACCGGGCAGAGCTCTTTACACAGAGCTGCTCTTCTTTGGATGTCTGGCTGAAAAACCTTGAGGGTCAGCTGCATAGCGACGACTATGGCAAAGATTTGACCAGTGTCAACATCCTGCTCCAGAAGCACCAG ATGCTGGAGCACCAGATGGACGTCAGAGAAAAGGAGGTGGAGTCCCTTCAGTCTCAGGCTCTGGCCCTGTCCCAGGAAGACGCTGGAATTGCTGAGGTAGATGGTCAACAAAGGCGTGTCACTGACAACTTCTCCAACCTTCAGGACCCTCTCAAACTAAGGAGACATCGACTACTGGCCTCCAAAGAAGCACATCAATTCAACAGAGATCTGGAGGATGAAATT CTTTGGGTGAAAGAGAGGATGCCCCTGGCGGCCTCCACAGACCATGGAAAAGACCTTCCCACCGTACAGCTGCTAATCAAGAAGAACCAG ACATTGCAGAAGGAGATCCAGGGCCACCAGCCTCGCATCGATGACATCCATAGACGAGGCCAGACTCAGAGCCAGGTAGATGGCGAGAGACAGTCTGTCCTGGAGGAGCGACTTGTTGAGCTGCGGGACCTCTGGGACCAGCTGATAGCCGAGACGGACAAGCGCCATGCCCGTCTAATAGAGGCAAATCGTGCTCAGCAGTTCTATGCTGATGCAGCGGAGGCGGAGGCCTGGATGGGAGAACAAGAGCTACACATGATGTCAGAGGAAAAAGCCAAG GATGAGCAAAGTGCACTAGTGATGGTCAAGAAGCACCAGACCCTGGAACAGGCACTTGAAGACTACGCCCAAACCATTCACCAACTAGCCAACAGCAGCCGCATCATGGTCAACGGTGAACATCCGGAGAG CGAGAGAATCACCTTACGGCAAGCCCAAGTTGACAAACTGTATGCCGGGTTGAAAGACCTCGCTGAGGAGCGTCGCGGTCGACTTCAGGAGAGACTGCGACTGACCCAGCTGAAGCGGGAGGTGGATGAACTGGAGCAGTGGATTGCTGAGAGGGAGGTGGTTGCTGGCTCTCATGAACTAGGACAGGACTATGAACATGTCAca atgCTTAGGGACAAGTTCCGGGAGTTTGCTCGTGACACCAGCACCATTGGCCAAGAGCGTGTCGATGGTGTGAATGGGCTTGCAGATGACCTGATTGAGTCGGGTCACCCTGAAAACGCTAGTGTGGCTGAATGGAAAGACGGGTTAAACGAGGCTTGGGCTGATCTGCTGGAGCTGATCGACACGCGCACGCAAATGTTAGCAGCCTCCTATGAGTTGCACCGCTTCCATCAAGATGCCATGGAGGTGCTTGAGCGTGTTAAGGAGAAGAGGGAAGGGCTGCCTTCTGACCTTGGCCGTGATCTGAACACCGTTCAGCATctacacagacaacacaacacTTTCGAAAATGACATCCAGGCCCTCAGTGGACAG GTGAACCAAGTGCAGGATGATGCAGCCCGGCTGCAGAAGGCTTATGCTGGGGAGAAGGCGGACGACATTAACAGGAGTGAACATGCTGTAACTTCTGCCTGGGAGGGCCTGCTTGAGGCTGGTCAGGCCCGTAGGCTCCTCCTGCTGGACACTGTGGAGAAGTTCCGTTTCTTCAACATGGTGCGAGACCTGATGCTCTGGATGGACGGTGTCAATCTGCAGATAGATGCACACGACAGCCCCAG GGATGTGTCTTCTGCAGGGCTGGTCATTGCCAATCATCAGGACATCAAGTCTGAGATTGAGACCAGGGCAGACAGCTTTACTGCCTGTATCGAGATGGGGAATTCTCTCATCAACAATAATCACTATGCAGCTGATGAG ATCCGGGAGAAACTGGCTCAACttcaggaaaagagagaaaagatcaACAACAAGTGGCAAGACAAGATGGACCATTTACAAATTG TGCTGGAGGTGTTGCAGTTTGGACGTGATGCCTATGTGGCAGAGTCTTGGTTGGCAGGGCAAGAACCTCTGGTGCGAGCTGCAGAGCTGGGCTCAAATGTGGATGAGGTAGAGAGCCTAATCAAGCGCCACGAGGCCTTTGAGAAATTTGCTGTTGCCTGGGAGGACCGCTTTGTGCTGCTGGAGAAACTCACGACT CTTGAGGAGCATGAGATCCAGAAGaggcgagaggaagaggagagagcaaGGCGACCCCCTACACCACCCCCAGCAGAAGTGGCACAATCTGAAACAGAAAGTCATGTACATGACTCTGCAGCCAG AACCAGTCTGGACCAGACTACACTCAATCAGTCTGTGTCAGTGAATGGAGTTCACAGCGACAATGACACATCGCAG GGCTctgagacggagtcggtgaacgGACCAGGCAGGGACAGTGGGCTGGCATCCTCTCGCCTTGAGCCTTCTGCCACGTTACCGGGCAGGGGTGGAGCAGAGCCAGATACCATGGAGGGGATGCTCAATCGAAAACAGGAGATGGAGTCCCACAGCAAAAAGGCGCCTAGCAG GTCCTGGCAGAACGTGTACTGTGTCCTAAGAAAAGGAAGTCTTGGTTTCTATAAAGACGGCAAGAGCGCTAGCAATGGTATTCCATACCACGGAGAGGTACCCATCAGCCTGGGAGAGGCTGTGTGTGAGGTAGCAAACGACTATAAGAAGAGGAAATTTGTCTTCAAGCTCAG GCTAGGGGATGGAAAAGAGTACCTGTTTCAGGCAAAGGATGAG GCTGAGATGAGCTCCTGGATCCGTTCCATCCTCAGCGCCATTCCAACAGGATCAGCAGACTCGCCAGTCGGTCCACGGGCCCTCAGCCGTGCCATGACGATGCCGCCCATCTCCCCCAGCTCAGGTGAAGCCGGAGGTGTTACCATGCGCAACAAAGACGGGAAAGAGAAGGACCGTGAGAAGAGGTTCAGCTTCTTTggcaagaaaaaataa